The DNA sequence CTGGACGTGGGCGACGAGCTGCCGTTCCGCGCGGGCTCGCTGGACGGCGTGTTCGCGGGTGAGATCATCGAGCACGTCTACGACCCGGCGCTGCTGCTGCGGGAGTGCAGGCGGGTGCTGCGGCCCGGCGGCGTCCTGGTGCTCACCACGCCGAACCTGGCCACCGCCCAGGACCGCCTGCGCTTCCTCGCGGGCCGCGCGCCCCGCCAGGTCGACCCGTTCCACGAGTACCTGCACGTGCACATCCGCCCGTTCACGCACGGGCTGCTGGCCACCGGGCTGCGCGCGGCCGGTCTGACACCGACCGCGTTGCGCTCCAACTACGTCCTGTGGCGCACGAGGTTCGGTGAGGTGCGCTCGGCCTGGGCGGCCCGCCGCTGGCCCGCGCTCGGCGGCACGCTCGTCGTCGCGGCGGTCCGACCGGCCGGGTAGAAGCCCGGGTGACAGCGGTCAGAACGGTTCGTCGAGCGGCACCGAGTGCACACCGCTGAGGAACGCGTCGAGCTCGCCCACCTCGAACCGGCACAGGCCGATCACGTGCCAGAACTCGCTGCCCAGCGTGCCCTCGAACTTGTAGCGCCCGTTCGGGGTCAGCGCGGCCCACACCTCCGGCAGCCCGATCAGGGTCAGCCCGAGCCCAGGCCCGGCCGGGTCGGACAGGTCCCACAGCCGCGCGGTGCCGTCATCGCCGCCGCTGGCCAGCCGCCGCCCGTCGGGGCTGAACGCGACCGACCAGATGCGCCGGGTGTGACCCGGCAGCACGTGCGTGCGCTCGCCGGTGGCCACGTCCCACAGCGACACCACGGCGTCGTCGCCCGCCGTCGCCAACGTCCGGCCGTCCGGGCTGAACGCGCCCGTCCACCACCGACCCCGCGGCGACCGCAGCACGTGCACCGGCTCGCCGCTCGCCACGTCCCACAGGACCGCCGTGCCGTCGTTGCTCACGCTCGCCAGCCGCGTGCCGTCGGCGTCGAAGCACACCTCGTACACGCGGTCGGTGTGGCCGAGGAGGGTGACCAGGCACTCGCCGCTGTCCCGGTCGAACAGGCGCACCTTCGAGTCGTCGCACCCGGTCGCCACCCGGCGGCCGTCGGGGCTGAACGCGATGGAGCGCACGCGGCCGCGGTGCTCGTGCAGGGTGACGACCTCGCGGCCGGTCGCCTGCCACCACAGCCGCACGGTGTCGTCGTCGTTCGCGGTGGCCAGCACGTGGCCGTCGGGCGAGAACGCGCTGGCCCACACGTAGTCGGTCTCGATGTCCAGCTCGAGGTCGGCCCGCCACGTCGACAGGTGCCACAGGTGCACGCCGCCGTCGTTGCTGGCGGTGGCCAGCAGTGGCGCGGCCGGGTTGAACGACGCCGAGATCAGCTGGTCGTCGATGCCGGTGAGCGCCCGCAACTGCCGACCGGTGCCCGGGTCCCAGATGCGCACCACGCCGTCGTTGCCGCTCACGGCGAGCAGGTCGCCCGTCGGGTCGAAGGCCACCCGCGTCACGCGGCGGCCGTGCCCGCGCAGCTCGTGCCGCTGCCGACCGGCGACCGGGTCCCACAGCCGCAGCGCGCCGTCCCGGCCGGTGGTCGCGAGCTGCGCCGAGTCCGGGCGGAACGCCAGCGGCCACACCGGGCCCCGGTGCGCGGCCAGCTCGTGCCGGTCCTGCCCGGTCCGGCCGTCCCACAACCGCACCGTGCCGTCGCTGTCGCCGCTGGCGAGCACCGAGCCGTCCGGGCTGAACGCCAGGTGGTACACGGCGGTGGCCTGGCGGTGCTGCAGCGCGGTCCACGTCGGCCGCTCGTCGGCGGAGTCGGGCAGCCGCCACAGCCGCACGCCACCGGTGGTGTCGCCACTGGCCAGCACCCTCTCCGCCGGGTGGAACGCGGTGGCGTACACGTGCCCGCCGTGCGCGTCGAGGTGGTGCAGGCACTCGCCGGTCACCGGGTCCCAGATCCGCAGGTCCGCGGCCTGGCCGCCGGCCGCCAACCACGAGCCGTCCGGGCTGAACGAGAGCGTGTAGACGGCCGTGCCGCCGGGGTTGCGCAGCCGGTGGGTCTCCCGGCCCGTGGTGAGGTCCCAGATCCGCACCGCGCCGGACTCGTCGGCCGTCGCCAGCACCGGCACGTCCGGGTCGGGGTGGAAGGCCAGCGCCCACACCCGTTCGACGTGCCCGGACAACCGCCACCGCACCCCACCGCCGGGCACGTCGCGCACCCACACCACGCCCGCCGCGTCGCCGTAGGCCACCGAACGCCCGCGCGGGTCCAGGCGCAGCGGCCACACCGGCGCGGTGTGGTCGGTCAGCACCGTGCCGGGATCGCCGGTGAACGGGTCCCAGAACCGCACGGTCCCGTCGGCGGACGCGGTGACCAGGGAGCTGTCCTCGGGTCCGAGGTCCACCGCGTAGACCCGGTCGAGGTGGCCGTTGAGGGCCCGCACGGCCACGCCCTTGCCCGTGTCGCACACCAGCACGCCGCCGTCGGAGCTGCCGATCACGAGCAGCGAGCCGTCCTCGCTGTAGGCCAGCGGTCGGGGCAGCCTGCCGTCCTCGAAGCCGAACGGCACGCCCACGCCCGCGGGCGGCAGACCGGTGAGCACGGGCTGTCCCGGTGTGATCGCCGCGCCGGCGAGCTCCGGCGCCGACCACAGCACCCGGTCCGCGGCCACGTTGATCAGCGCGGCCCGCGCCCACCTGCCGCCGTCGACGACGGCGCCGCGCAGGTCGGTCTCGGCCAGCCGGGCGCCGCTGAGGTCGGCGCGGGTCAGGTCGGCGTCGCGCAGCACGGCCTGGTCCAGCCGGGCCCGCCGCAGCCGCGCGTCGCGCAGCACCGCCCGGGACAGCTTGGCCCCGACCAGCAGGGCGTCGCTCAGGTCGGCCCCGGTCAGGTCGACGCCGCTGAAGTCCCGGTGTGACAGGTCCTCGCCACGCAGGTCCGCGCCGCGCAGGTCGGAGCGGACCGGCGTGCGCAGCCGCTTGCCGATCTTGAGCGCGTTGGCCTTGGCGACGTCGTCGGCCGCCCGCGCGGTCCACGCCTGCAACGCCGCCGGGTCGCCGAGGTCGCACAGGAAGTCGACGGTCAGCTGGGACAGCACGGTGCGGCTGAGCATGGGCACCGACCGCTGCCCGGTGGCGAGCACCCGTGCGATCTCCTTGGCCACCAACCACTCCATCACCGAGCGGTGGATGAAGCCGAACATGTCGTTCTCGGTCCGGACCAGCAGGCTCCCGGCCCCCACGGCGTGCGTGGCCTGCGGCGGGGACAGCTGCGCCTCCGCCATGCCGCTCAACGCCTCGGCGACCTCGGCCACGTCGGCCAGTTGCAGCAGCACCTCGTTCGACTCGGACATGCGCAGCGCCAACGTGGTCACCGCGTGCCACAGGTCGTCCACGGCCAGGCCGACCGGCGCGCCCGGCGGGTTCGCCCGCCGGTGCTCGTGCGCCAGCCACGACGACAGGATCTCCTCGTACAGCTCGGCCGCGCTCATCGCGTCCCGCGCCGCGACGGCCGCGAGCCGGTCCGCGTCGAGGTCGGCCACGAAGCTGAGCATGCGGGGGTTGCGGGACAGGCCGCCGAGGTCGTCGATGCCGTTGATCAGCCGGGCCCGCTCGTCGGCCACGGCCCGGTCCGGCCCGAACCGGTTGCGCAGGTAGGCCTGGATCTGGTCCGGGGTGAAGTCCTCGAGCATCAGCACGCGGCGCTGCGGCAGCACGCCCACCCGCTCGCCCAGCGCCGTGCGCACCTGCGCGTCGTTCTGGAAGTGCTGGGTGCGGCTGGTGACCACGATCTTCGCCTTGCCCTCGGCCGCCTCCAGCAGCGTGTTGAGGTGGTCGGCGGCGCGGTCGTAGCTCACCCGGCTGGCCAGCTCGTCGAAGCCGTCGAACAGCAGCACCAGCCGGCCCTGCCGCAGCAGGTACCGGAACGCGCGCAGGTCGATGCGGGACTCGCCGTGGTTGGCCAGGTGCGCGGCGACCAGCCCTTCCACGGTGTGCGACTTGTCCAGCGCGTGCAGCTCGATCAGGATCGGGGTGACGCCGGGCAGTCGCGCGGGCAGCGCCATGGCCAGCGTGCGCATGGCGAACGTCTTGCCGCGCCCGAAGTCGCCCATCAGCAGGATGAACCGGCCCTCGTCCGCCGACAGCAGCTCGACCAGCTCCGACACCACGTCGTCGCGGACCGCCGCGGCCGCCGTCCCGGTCTCCCGGAACCGCTGCGTCACGTACAGGTCGGGCGGGTACACGCGGTCCTGGCGCAGCCGCTCGGTCTGCGCCGCCACGTAGCCGCGCAGGTCCAGCAGACCCTGGAACTCGGTGAAGCTGCGCACCCGCACACCGTCGCGCGCCGCCTCCGCCGGCAGCGTCACGCCGGGGTGCGGACCGAGGTAGACCAGCTCGGTGGCCAACTCGTCGCCGTTGCGCCGGCGCAGCAGCACGAGGTCCGCCACGTCCGCGGCGGTGGGCGCGCCGACGTGCGCGGCGATCAGGAACTGCGGCACCGCGTCACCGTCGGGGTAGCTGACGAGCAGGGCGGCCGGACGGCCGGGCAGCCGCCGGATCCGCGCGCCGGGGTGCCGCACCTCGCAGACCTCGGCGATGCGCCGCAGCAGCCGGTCGACCGGGTCGCGCGACTCCGGGTCGTCCTCGGCCGGTCGGAGCCGGTCCACCATCAGCGGGCCCGACCCGGTGGGCGCGGTGAACGGCCGGGCGTCCCGGGTCCACGTCCGCCGCGACCGCGTGGCGGCGGACGCGTCGTCCGGGAGGGTCCAGCTGTCCAAACCCCCGTGGGTGACGTGCACCAGGCGCGTGCCGCCCGACGGCGGCGTCACCAGGGCGGCGCCGGACGGCAGCTCACCGACGTCCTCCTCGGCCGCCTCGCCGCCGCCCGACAGCACGACGTCGAGGTGGTCGCCGAGCACGCGGTCGAACGAGGCCGCGTCCGCCAGCGCCCAGCCCGCGTCCGCTCCCGGCGCGGGCACGTGGGCGACGACGCCGATCCGCAGGTGCCCGGCCCGGGTGAACGGGTCGAGGTGGCGGGCGAACCAGTCCACCTGCGACTCGCCGAGCACGCCCGGTTCGGCCAGCGTCAGGTGCGAGTGCGCGACGGTGGAGTTCAGACCCGCGACCACGACCCGCAGGTCCGGCACCGCGAACAGCGACCACGGCTGCCCCTGGTCGAAACCCGGCCCGTCGAGGTCGGGGTGCAGCTGCCCGAACAGCCGGGAGAAGTGCCGCCACTTGCGGAAGTAGGGAGGTTCCGGCTCGATGCCGTCGGCCCGGCAGTCGGCGAAGTACGCCTCGCACGCCGGGACGGTGATGTCGCCGACGCCGGGCACGACGACCACCCGGTCGCCTTCCAGGCCCAGCATCGACCGCAGGCCGGTGACGAACCCGAGCACCTGGTCGAACTGGTCGGGCGCGCCGGACTCGGTGAGGCTGCCGCTGAGCACCACCAGCTCCGGCGCGGGCGGACCGTCCCGCGTCACGTCGTCCAGCGCGGCCTCCAGCGCGGCGAGCCGTTCGACGGGCCCCGGTCGGCCGGGTCCGAAGCGCGGCGCGGCGACGTGGAGCAGCCCGAGTTCGTCGCGCGGGCGGGCGGTCTGCGACACCGACGGCGGGTAGGCGACGGGATCGCGCCGGGGCGTGGCGAACGTCCGCGGCGTGCGCGCGGGTGCGGTGAGCGTCGGCGTGGCGGCCTCGTCCGCGGGCGCGCCGGGGTAGCGCGGTGCGGCTTCGTCCGGCTTGGCGCGGCCGGTGAGCGCGTGCCCGAGCCGGTCGAGCAGCCGCTGCCTGGCCCGCGCGGGGTCGTCGATGCCGACCAGGTCCACGAACGTGATCGGCGCGAGCAGCCCTTCCGGGAACACGTTCTCCACGCGCACCGGCAGCAGCAGCTTCGTGCTTGGCTGGTCGTGCGCGGCCTGGAGGGCGGCCATCCACTCCAGCCTGCCGTAGCGCGAGGCGAGGTAGTTCCGCGACAGCACGGCGATGACGGCGCTGGACTCGCGGATGCCGCGGTCGATGAAGTCGAGGAAGTGCGTGCCGGGCACGAAGTCCCAGCTCTGGATCATCACGTCGTAGCCGGCGTCCTCCAGCTGGTGCGCGATCCAGACGGCCCACTCCACGTCCAGCAGCGAGTAGCTGACGAAGAAGTCGACCGGACCCGACCGCGGCGGGCGCGGCCCCCTGGCCGGTGACGCGCTCTCACCCTGCACCGGACCTGGGAGCTGTCGCACCGGGCCTCCTCGGCGGTTCGGCGTTCGGCAGAAGAAAAGACCGCCGGGCACGTCGGGACACCGGCCGACTTGCCCGTCGACGGGGAATACCCGCTATTCCTCGGCGGCCGCGGCAGAGTGGCTGTAGAGCGTACCGGCCGCATTTCCGCCGTTCGATCCCCCGAACGGGGCGAGGCCGTAGAGAGTGGTGCACGTGCCGTACGGGCTCATCCCGTAAACGGCCAGACCCGGCAGCGTGCCGCGGAAAGCTGTCGCCGCGGGCAGGCCGCCGAGGTCGACCCGGAAGCGCGGGTCCTCCGGCCAGGCGAGGGTGACGTGCGGGTTGAACCGGTCGTCGGCGCCCGGCGGCCAGGTCTCGGTGACCTCGTCGTAGCCGAACCGGGCCAGTTGGCGGCGGCGCGCCGGGTCCGCGGCCGGGTCGGCGAGCACGTCGGCGATGCGCTCGCCCGCCGGGTCGACCTCGCGCAACCGGCCGCGGCGCAGCGGCTCCACCGCCTCCAGCACCGCCCTTTGCAGCCCGATCCAGTCCGCAGTCCTGCGGAAGTACAGCTCGGGCGCGCCGACCGGGTTGTGCCGGTACTCCTCCCCGACGGCGGCCAGGGCGGGCAGCCCGGCCGCCACGTCCCGGGTCGCGTCGACCACGGCCCCGATCTCGGCGTCGTCCACGGCGAGCATGAACAGCGACACGTGCGGCGCGCACGGACCGGGCGGACCTCCGTCGAACGGCTCGCCGAGGCGGAAGCGGGACCGGTGGCCGCCCGCCCGCATGTCGCGGGCGAGCCGGTCGCTGAGCTCGAGCGCGATGTCGTTCAACCGCGGTGGCAGCAGGGCCACGACGTCCAGGGTTTCCCGCGTCATCGACGATTCCCTCTCGTTGCGCACAACGGGTCGGACGAGAAGTCGTTCGCGCATTGTGCTCGACCGTCCGACAGCGTAGTGGTGCGTCCCCCCTTCGGGAATCAAATGTGACAACCCGAGGTGCGCATTCTTTCCATCGAAGGATGATGGATCCACCCGAATGGGGTACGCGGGATAAGGCCGATCGTGACTGTGGCAGCATTGCCCCATGTCCGACGAGCGGCTCGAAGCCGGACGCGCCGACCCGCCCCCGACCGACGCCGCCCCGCCGGAGGACCGCGGGCCGCGACGGTGGTTCGCCCGGCTGCACCCGCTCGACCTGGTGGCGCTCGGCCTGCTGTTCGTCGGCCTGGTCTGCGTCCTCGCGGGTGCCCTGCCGGTCGGGCAGGCGAGCGCGACGGTCGGCCGGCTGGTGCCGCTGCTGCTGTTCCTCGGTTCGGTGATCGTGCTGGCGGAGCTGACCGCCGAGGCCGAGGTGTTCAACGTCGTGGCCACCAGGTTGTCGATCCTGGCGCGCGGCCACTACCCGGTGCTGTTCGTGCTGTGCGTGGCGCTGGCGGCGGTCACCACCATGGGCCTCAACCTCGACACCACGGCCGTGCTGCTCACCCCGGTGCTGCTGGCGCTGGCCGCCACCCTGCGCATCGCGCCCCTGCCGCTGGCGATGACCACGGTCTGGCTGGCGAACACGGCGAGCCTGCTGCTGCCGGTCTCCAACCTCACCAACCTGCTGGCCGCGGACCGGGTGGCGTTGGCGCCGGCCGAGTTCGCCGCTCGGATGTGGGCCCCCCAGGTGGCCGCGATCGTGGCGACCGGAGTGTTCCTGTGGGTGTTCTACTGGCGGCGGGGCCGGCGCGGTGGTGACGCCTCCTACCTCCCGCCCGCGCGCCACCGGCCCGCGGACCCCGTGCTCTTCCGGGTGGCGGCGGTCGCGTGCCTGCTGTTCGTCGCGGGGATCGTGGTCGGGGTGCCGATCGGCCTGGCGTCGGCGGTGTCGGCGGGGTTGCTGGTGGTCGCCTTCGCGGTGCGGCGGCGTGCGGCGTTGCGGCCGGGCTTGATCCCGTGGCGGCTGCTGGTGTTCGTGATCGGGCTGTTCCTGGTCGTGGAGACCGTCAACCGGCACGGTCTGGCCGGGATCGTGGGAGCCCTGATCGGTGTGGAGGACAGCGCGCTCGGCGCGATCCGGGCGGCCGGCACCGGTGCGGCGCTGTCGAACCTGGTCAACAACCTGCCCGCGTACGTGGCGGGTGAGTCGGTCGTGCCGGCCGGGAACCACGGGCAGTTGCTGGCGCTGCTCATCGGGACGAACGTGGGGCCGATCATCACGCCGTGGGCGTCGCTGGCCACGTTGCTGTGGTACGAGCGGTGCGTGGCGAGCGGGGTCCGGGTGCCGATGGTCCGGTTCGTGTGGACCAGCGCCGGGCTGGCCGTCACCGCCCTGGCGGCCTCGATCGGGGCTCTGCTGCTGGTCGGCTGAGCCGCGTCACTCGCCAGCGCCGGCGGACTCCGTGACGCGGGTGCCGCCGAGCGCCGCCCGTGCCGCGCGCACCACCCTCGTGGCGACCTCCGGCGGGCACGGCTGCCGGCGGGTGCGGTGGCTCGCGGTGTCCAGGCCGCCCAGGGACAGGTCCGCGCCGCCGGGCCTGGTCAAGCCGAGGGCGACGGTCGCGACCAGTCCCCGCGGGTCGGGCACGAGGGTCTGGTGGAACACGCCGGCCCGCTGGGTGTAGCCCTCGCCCGCGCGGTGCGTGGTGACGGCGTCGACCTCGGTCCGGACGAGTCTCCCGGTCGGGTGCAGCACGTCGCCCTCGGCGGAGCTGCGCACCTCGAACACCTGGTGCGTCGGCGCGTCCGGGTCGTCCACGAGGCGGACGGTCTGGTTGCGCAGCAGGCCGGTGAGCACCCAGCTGTCGAGGTCCCAGCTGTGGCAGTGCGTGGGCGAGGTGGTGAGCGTGGCGCGCCGCCACTGCGGGCCCCACAGGTGCAGGCACACGCCTTCGTCGCCGGACCGGTGCGCCGGGACGCACAGGAAGCCGAGGGGGTGGCTCACCACGGTGGTCGGGACGGCTCCGGCGGTGATCCCGTCCAGCAGGGCGCGGGCCCAGTCGGTGATCGACTCGCCGTCGCCCCGCCCGATCGCCGCGGACAACTCGGAGTAGAGCGTCATGGCACGCCTCCGGCTGGGTTCGGGCACCTCAGAGTACCAACGCGCGGGCGGCACAGGAAGATCACGCGCCCTCTTCCGATAACTGCGGACTGAATGCGTGATGTGACAGTGCGCGTGGAATCCTCTGTCCCCGCAATGGAACACAACACTCTACTTCGGACTGCGAAGGTCCACATAGGACGTCGAGGGTGGTCGGGGCGGCCTGTGGAACGGGAGGTAGCGCACCGTGGGCAAGTGGCTACGCACCGCTCACGGTGGACGGCGGCGTTAACGCGATCGGGTGATTGGCCGTAACTCCACCTGGCGCACGC is a window from the Saccharothrix saharensis genome containing:
- a CDS encoding SLC13 family permease, with protein sequence MSDERLEAGRADPPPTDAAPPEDRGPRRWFARLHPLDLVALGLLFVGLVCVLAGALPVGQASATVGRLVPLLLFLGSVIVLAELTAEAEVFNVVATRLSILARGHYPVLFVLCVALAAVTTMGLNLDTTAVLLTPVLLALAATLRIAPLPLAMTTVWLANTASLLLPVSNLTNLLAADRVALAPAEFAARMWAPQVAAIVATGVFLWVFYWRRGRRGGDASYLPPARHRPADPVLFRVAAVACLLFVAGIVVGVPIGLASAVSAGLLVVAFAVRRRAALRPGLIPWRLLVFVIGLFLVVETVNRHGLAGIVGALIGVEDSALGAIRAAGTGAALSNLVNNLPAYVAGESVVPAGNHGQLLALLIGTNVGPIITPWASLATLLWYERCVASGVRVPMVRFVWTSAGLAVTALAASIGALLLVG
- a CDS encoding TIR domain-containing protein translates to MRQLPGPVQGESASPARGPRPPRSGPVDFFVSYSLLDVEWAVWIAHQLEDAGYDVMIQSWDFVPGTHFLDFIDRGIRESSAVIAVLSRNYLASRYGRLEWMAALQAAHDQPSTKLLLPVRVENVFPEGLLAPITFVDLVGIDDPARARQRLLDRLGHALTGRAKPDEAAPRYPGAPADEAATPTLTAPARTPRTFATPRRDPVAYPPSVSQTARPRDELGLLHVAAPRFGPGRPGPVERLAALEAALDDVTRDGPPAPELVVLSGSLTESGAPDQFDQVLGFVTGLRSMLGLEGDRVVVVPGVGDITVPACEAYFADCRADGIEPEPPYFRKWRHFSRLFGQLHPDLDGPGFDQGQPWSLFAVPDLRVVVAGLNSTVAHSHLTLAEPGVLGESQVDWFARHLDPFTRAGHLRIGVVAHVPAPGADAGWALADAASFDRVLGDHLDVVLSGGGEAAEEDVGELPSGAALVTPPSGGTRLVHVTHGGLDSWTLPDDASAATRSRRTWTRDARPFTAPTGSGPLMVDRLRPAEDDPESRDPVDRLLRRIAEVCEVRHPGARIRRLPGRPAALLVSYPDGDAVPQFLIAAHVGAPTAADVADLVLLRRRNGDELATELVYLGPHPGVTLPAEAARDGVRVRSFTEFQGLLDLRGYVAAQTERLRQDRVYPPDLYVTQRFRETGTAAAAVRDDVVSELVELLSADEGRFILLMGDFGRGKTFAMRTLAMALPARLPGVTPILIELHALDKSHTVEGLVAAHLANHGESRIDLRAFRYLLRQGRLVLLFDGFDELASRVSYDRAADHLNTLLEAAEGKAKIVVTSRTQHFQNDAQVRTALGERVGVLPQRRVLMLEDFTPDQIQAYLRNRFGPDRAVADERARLINGIDDLGGLSRNPRMLSFVADLDADRLAAVAARDAMSAAELYEEILSSWLAHEHRRANPPGAPVGLAVDDLWHAVTTLALRMSESNEVLLQLADVAEVAEALSGMAEAQLSPPQATHAVGAGSLLVRTENDMFGFIHRSVMEWLVAKEIARVLATGQRSVPMLSRTVLSQLTVDFLCDLGDPAALQAWTARAADDVAKANALKIGKRLRTPVRSDLRGADLRGEDLSHRDFSGVDLTGADLSDALLVGAKLSRAVLRDARLRRARLDQAVLRDADLTRADLSGARLAETDLRGAVVDGGRWARAALINVAADRVLWSAPELAGAAITPGQPVLTGLPPAGVGVPFGFEDGRLPRPLAYSEDGSLLVIGSSDGGVLVCDTGKGVAVRALNGHLDRVYAVDLGPEDSSLVTASADGTVRFWDPFTGDPGTVLTDHTAPVWPLRLDPRGRSVAYGDAAGVVWVRDVPGGGVRWRLSGHVERVWALAFHPDPDVPVLATADESGAVRIWDLTTGRETHRLRNPGGTAVYTLSFSPDGSWLAAGGQAADLRIWDPVTGECLHHLDAHGGHVYATAFHPAERVLASGDTTGGVRLWRLPDSADERPTWTALQHRQATAVYHLAFSPDGSVLASGDSDGTVRLWDGRTGQDRHELAAHRGPVWPLAFRPDSAQLATTGRDGALRLWDPVAGRQRHELRGHGRRVTRVAFDPTGDLLAVSGNDGVVRIWDPGTGRQLRALTGIDDQLISASFNPAAPLLATASNDGGVHLWHLSTWRADLELDIETDYVWASAFSPDGHVLATANDDDTVRLWWQATGREVVTLHEHRGRVRSIAFSPDGRRVATGCDDSKVRLFDRDSGECLVTLLGHTDRVYEVCFDADGTRLASVSNDGTAVLWDVASGEPVHVLRSPRGRWWTGAFSPDGRTLATAGDDAVVSLWDVATGERTHVLPGHTRRIWSVAFSPDGRRLASGGDDGTARLWDLSDPAGPGLGLTLIGLPEVWAALTPNGRYKFEGTLGSEFWHVIGLCRFEVGELDAFLSGVHSVPLDEPF
- a CDS encoding class I SAM-dependent methyltransferase translates to MRRAGARVLAANRRLYSGDEVAGYLRDPYHRRRLELAVGLLCARLPAGSAVADLGAGGGDVGTLLAARGLRPVACDAVLDAGRSALAAGLPAVALDVGDELPFRAGSLDGVFAGEIIEHVYDPALLLRECRRVLRPGGVLVLTTPNLATAQDRLRFLAGRAPRQVDPFHEYLHVHIRPFTHGLLATGLRAAGLTPTALRSNYVLWRTRFGEVRSAWAARRWPALGGTLVVAAVRPAG